Below is a genomic region from Methanosphaera sp. ISO3-F5.
ATATTATTTTCATCATAACTTCATATATGAAAGAAAGAATTTCTCAGTTCTTTACAGAAAGTGGTCTAGTATTTTTAAATCCTGATGATTTATTTTATTTTAAAACAGAAGAACCAGACAAAAATGGTATAATTTCATTAGTATTTTATAGTATTATGCTAGCATTAGTTATGGGAATAGCTACTGGTAACCTGGTTATTATCGGCGCATTAGTGGCAGCATCATTAATCCTCCCATTAGTTTACATGTTTATACATACAATATTCGTATTTATCTTTGCTAGACTTTTAGGTGGATCCGGCTCATTTATGAACACTTTTAACTTAATGAGTTATAGTGGTGTACTGAATATTTTACTAATTATTGCAATAGCATTATCTATTTTCAATCCTTTTGTTTTTGTACCAATATTAATGTTGGTGTCTATCTGGAAAATTGTTCTAGAAATGATAGCTGTAAGTGAAGAACATAATATAGGTTATGGAAAAGCATTTTTATCAACAATAGGAATAGTCTTACTACTATCAGTAATAGTCCTGATAATAGGGGGGTTGATTTAAATGAATGGCGGTAAAATATTAGGTATTCTCATAATTATTGCAATGATATTATCAGTAGCAATGGTAGGATACAATTCAATAACACACAAGATGGATAATAAACAAAACATAGTTAAAACAGTTGACATACTTGACGAATCAGAAATCAATCAAACATTCCCTGAAGAAAACTCAGAAGCAATACAAACAATAAACATTAACCTCGACCAAAAAGTGGGCGGAACTAACATAAAGTTTGCAGATAATTCAACCACAATATATAACATCACATCAAACAATGAAAAAAACAATAAAACAACAGTTACAACAAACAAGAAAGGCACACAATTAGATGTAAACATTGACTCAGAGGACTCACAAAACACGATAATCCTGAGTAACAAGTACAAGTACACAATAAACGGTGATATTATTGCTGGTGGATTTTCATCAGATTTAGGAAATAATGCACAAGTAGATGCAATTAACATTAACATAACTGCTGGTGGAGTAGATCTTAAACTTAATGGTGGACAGTTAACAACAGTAAATTCACAGATTAATACTGGTGGAATAAACATATATGGAGAACCAAAAGGTGTAACAACCATTAACTCACAGATTGAAGTAGGTGGACTGAACCTACAAGCGAAAAATGCAATAGCAGATATTTTCTCCGATATTAAAGTTGGTGGAATAAACCCTGGAAAATATCAGAAAGTTGGAAACAATGAGTACAAAGGAAACTTATTTGATTCTTCAGAAAACAAGTTAATTATTCATAATAACATTAGATTAGGTGGAGTTAACACTCAATCCTTCTAATTAAACTCTTTTTTTTAAAATTATATTTGGAATAAATTAGTTACTAATCAAACATGGGGCTGAAAAAATATTAAATGATTATAAGTGTGAAAAAAGATCACTTATAAACGTTTTAAGAACTCAAGAATGAGTTTAACAGTGTCCTCAACATCTTTAACATTCACAACACTAATAGGTGTATGAATATATCTAGAACCAGAGGATAATGTAGCTGTTGCAATTCCTTCACGGGTAAGATGAATAGCAGTAGCATCAGTTGTTCCACCATCACCTACTTCAACTTGATAATCTATTCCAGCAGCTTCTGCAGCTTCAACTAATAACTTTTTCATCATAGGATGGGTTAATAATCCTCTTCCACTAGCATCTGCAAATGATATAACAGGTCCTTTTCCGGCTTTAATATATGCATCTTCCTGTTTAACTCCCGGATGATCACCAGCAATTGTCACATCTAAAGCTATTGCCATATCTGGATTAAGTTTGAATGCTGAGGTTTTTGCTCCTTTTAATCCTACTTCTTCCTGTACAGTACCAACACCATATACTGTTGCATCACAATCGGTCTGTTTCATTACTTCAGCCATCACAGCACAACCTACACGATTGTCTAAAGCTTTACCCATTACAAGGTCGTTTAAACATTCTTCGAAGTCTGTGTGGAATACGATTGCATCACCAATTGACACTAAACTTTCTGCTTGTTCTTTGTCTTTTGCTCCTATGTCAATGAACATGTCTTTGTATGAAATAATTTTCTTAGCTTCTTCTGCACTGGTGATGTGTGGTGGTTTTGAACCAATAATACCTGGTACTTCACCATTTTCTGTTTGAACATATACTTTCTGGTTTAATAACATTTGATCGTTGATTCCACCAATTTTCACGAATCTTAAAAATCCGTCATCATCAATGAAACTTACCATTAATCCGATTTCATCCATGTGTGATGCTAACATAACACTAGGTTTTCCTTCTTTTCCTTTGTGTGTGGTTATTAGGTTACCCATTATGTCTGTTTCCATTTCATCCACGTAATCTTTTAGTTCTTCTTTTAGTATGTCACGTACTTCGTCTTCAAATCCTGAAATACCACATGCTTCGGATAATTTTTTTAATAAATCTTTCATTGTTAAACCTCTCTATTTAATTTTTAAGTTTTTTTTTTATTCTTTTGGATATAACTAACTTTATCAATCCTATTATAATAACCTTTGTTAAGTTTTATATCATAACAATAATGTAATTAAATACTAATAATATAATACACAAATAATATTATTATTGAATACAAATTGAATGAAAACCATTCAATAAAGAGAGTGGATTAAATTATGGATGCTTTGACAATAATAATAATGGTAGTCCTATTTGTTCTAGCAATGCTATTCGTATTCTCAACAGCACTACTAACACCCTATATTGGAAAGAAAAACCTAATCTCAGTATTATTACTAGGATTAATAGTAGGAGTAGCAGCAGGCGCATTTCTATTATCACCAATATCAGAGGACATACCTGACTTTACCAGAACATTAGTAGAAGAAAGCGTTGATGGAAATGACAATATAGAACTGGACTTGTCAACCAATGGAAACTTAACACAAATAATACAAAACATCTCCTCAATAGAAGGAGTAGAAAAAGTAGACTATAACGGAATAACCGTAAAAATAGACGAGGAATTTGATTCCAATACAGAAAAACAACTGATAATGACTGCATTAAACAACAGTGACCCGGGAGTATCAGATATAAAAGACAAGGGAAATAACACATTCTTCCTAGAAATGACAGATAATGCAGATCCACAATCAGTACTCGACAACATATACAAAACATTCAGCCGTGAAACATACACTCACCTAAAATACACATCAATGCAAGCAAACGTAACAGTAAAAGCAAAACAAGTAACACGAGCACTGAATCAAATATCAGAAAATGATGTGGTAGTACTGAATGTAACTGGTCCAACCGAAACACAAAGTGCAATGATAAACAAAGTCATACCAACAGGAAACAATCTCATAATAGTTTCAGGAATACTGGGAGTAATAGTAGCAGCAGCAGGATTCTTTGTAGATTCACTGATAACATTCATAGGAAACCTTAGGAAAAAACGCAACAAAAAACCTTCAAGAAAAGAAAACATAAAACGAAAAGTAGTTCCAGGAACAGAAAAACAGAAAGGATCTCCTAGAAGAAACAGAAGAAATAAAAAGAAATCAATAGACATATTTGATGATTCATTTGATAACAGTCCAAAACAAAACATTGGATCAAACAAGCATTTCAAACAATTAACAGTAGACGACTTCCAAGAAGAAAAAACTGTTAAACAGGAAAAACCTAAAAAACGCTTCTCATTCAGACGTTCATCAAACAAAGATGAAAAACAAGAACAAAAAACAGAAAGTGAAAAGAAAACAAGAAACTCTCAGAAAAGGGGAACACCAAGGTTCAGACCTAAACGAAGAGAATAACAAACAAATAATTCTAAATCCACTTTCAAACAAACATATTTTTTTTTATAATTATTATTTTTTTTTAGGAGTAATTATTCTTATGAAATCCGTAATATTATACTCTGGAGGAAAAGACAGTACAATGGCAGTATATGAATCACAAAAAAATGGTGATGAAATATACGCACTACTAGCAATGGTATCCAGAAACAAAGAATCATACATGTTCCATGTACCAGACATACACATGGTAGACTACTGTTCAGCAGCAATGGAAATACCATCAATAGATGTTTTAACCGACGGAGTGAAAGAAGAAGAACTAAACGACCTAGAACAAACATTAACAAAACTCAAAGACAAAGGAGTAGAAGCAGTATACTCCGGAGCCCTAGAATCAGTATATCAAAAATCAAGAATAGACAAAATCTGCAAAAAACTAGGACTCAAATCAATATCACCATTATGGCATAGAAATCCAATAGAATACATGCAAGAAATAGTAGACCTAGGATTTGAAGTAATCATCACAAGCGTATCCGCATATGGACTCACCAAAGAATGGCTGGGAAAAACAATAACACAAGAAACAATAGAAGAAATAAAAGAATTAAACACAAAATACGGGATACACCCAGCATTTGAAGGAGGAGAAGCAGAAACATTAGTACTTGATGGACCAATGTTTGACAGAAAAATAGTAATAGACGAAGCAGAAATAACATGGAACTTTGATAATGGAATCTACGACATCAAAAAAGCTCACTTGGAAGAAAAATATGATTACAGTCTATGAAGTAAACCAATCAAACACATAATCCTGATTATCCGTATAAATTTCCACTTCAATATCCCCCAATGAGGACATGCTCTCATCAATAAGATGTAAATTATTGTTCAAAGCAGATTGTTTATTAATAAAGAATGTTAATAAAGAATCTTCCCTATTTTTTTCCAATATATTACAAAGCAGTTCTTCCTGTTCATTCTTAACTATTCTATTCTTTATACTTGAAAGCAAACTTAAATCACCTTCAACCAGGATATAATTATCTTCTGTTACTCTTATGGTAGGTTTTCCGCTCACTATGTTTATGATGCTGCTTTCTACCCTTGATTGGTCTTCTGTTAGATTTACCTTTGCCCTTATTCTTACCCTGACTTCTTGGATGATTGTTTCTTGGTTTAATTTCATGCTGTATCAACATCCTAACACTATTTTTAAAGTTCTGAATATGACCCTCATTAATAAGCATATAATCTGCTCTTGCAATAACATTACCTATACCAAAGTTAAGCTCACGATTATCCCTTTCAAGAAAAACCTTATAATCTGGTGAATCATCACTACGTTTTCTTCTAATAAGACGATTAAATCTTTCCTGTGGATTAGAATGAATCGCAATAATCTTAAAGTTTTTAAAACGTCTCCTGAAATACTGCACTTCTTGAGGGCTACGTATACCTTCTATGATATAAACATTCTGCTCAATTTTTTTAAACTTCTTAGGCTTATTAAACTTATTATTTCCCCTATGAATCTTCTTAACATGGCCATTACGATTGTTACGCCTCTTTGAATGATTAAATATTTCCTGAATGCAGCGGTCAGCAACCACATTATTACCATACTGTTTTCTAAGGTTAACAGCAGCTTCACCCGGAGTACAATTTTGACGTTCAGCCTCTCTACGGATAACATCACCCATACTAATAGTATAAATGCCCTCCTTTTTAGCAATTCTGGAAATAATACTCTTTCCTGAACCGGGTAAACCTGTTACACCAAAAACTTTCAATTTACATAACTCCTCAAAAATATGTCTAATTATATTATTTGTAACTACTTATTCAAACCTTTTTATAATATCATGAATAGCAGTGCTTAAATTATCTTCATTACTAAAATTGTTAATACGTTCTTTTAAATCATTTTTATCATAATCCATTAACTTGTTTACAGATTCAATTAGTAATGGCATGACTCGGACAATATTATCAACAATAGTTACAGTAGATGTTTGAGCAGTCCGGGATAATGGATTAAGATCAACATTAACAATATTCTTACCTAACTTTGCTAATTTCTCAGCACGATCACCATCTTCTAAAGGGATGAAAATAACATCAGACTTACTGATTCCTTCAATACTAACAGGTGACCGTGGACCATTCAAATCAGGAGTGTCAATAAAATCATCTTCATCAGTACCTAAAAGTTCAGTAACTCCAAGATTACTGTAAACCTTCTCAATGTTCGCTATTCTCTCAGGAGTTCTGTAATAAAGGTTAATCTCTACAGGAATGTCTAACAATTTAGATAATTCTGCAACTTCCTCTGCAACAAGTGCTGTAGTATTACCATTAACTGATAATACTGGATGTTTGCATGTTAAAAAATAGCAACTTGCAACTTCAATTGTATTATATGAGTTAGCAGTGGTTTTCTCACCAATAAGATAATCAAAGGTTTCTCCACGACCATGAGCTATCATACCTGAATCTGCAAGTATTCCCTTCTTATGTGCTTCAACAATTTTCTCTCTATAAACTAATGATTCATATCTTGGATGGTCTTTATTCAACATATATAAACTATTAGTATTTTATAATATTTTAGGATTTGTATTAGAAGTGTTGGGCTTAGATATTATTAATTTTCATGAAAATAGTGTATAATGGATTAATGAATTCATAAGTTTCATCAACCTTATAATCAATGGATTCAATTATGCCTGCATTTTTAGATTCAATAATGAAAACGTCCAATAAATCTTTTTCTTCTTCAAGTAAATTCTGTTTAATCTCAGGAACTATTATCTGGTCATTTTCTCCGGGAGTGATATGTGTACTTATTTCTCTAAGAATTCTTTTATAGTTTTTATTTGCAATATTTTCATGTAAATACTTGGTTAATATGCTTTCTTTAGCTATTTTAATTCCAGTAAGTGCAGTATTACATGTAATTTTTTCATTTTTATCACATAACCAAAATATATTATAACCAATCTCATGTATCATTAATGGCATACCAAAAGTGTATTTTACCATCAATTCTAATGCTTTATCATCAAGTTCCATGTTAATCTCATTAAAAACATTGGTATAAAATTTAGACACGTCATTGTCTGATAATTTTTCTATTGGTATAATGTTAAATATACGAGTAAATGATGGATTCATCTTTTTAAATTTATTGAAGTTTTGTGGATAGCTAGTTAATATGAATCCAACGGGTATGTCTTCATCAATATATGAATCAAGTTTTGTTGCAAAGCTTTTATACCAATTTGCAAATTTATCTGTTCTGCTTAAACCATTCACATCATCAATAATTATCATCAAACTTTTCTTTTCATTTTTAAAGTAACCACATAATTCTTTAATGAATTCTGCAAAATGTCTAATTAAATAGGATATTTCTTTTGACTCTTTATTTTTTAGTTTTACATTTAAGCTCATGAAGCCAACATTTTCAATGTTGTCCTCGAATGTATGAAATATTTTTTCTGCCCAGCTTTTCAGTTTCAATTTCTTCTAATAATGTTTCAATAATTGATGTAATTAAATTTTTTAAGGTATTTATTCCATCATTTGATATATTAAGAACAATCATATCAAAATTTTTTTCAAGGATATGTTTTGTATTTGTTGATAATGATGATTTTCCCATACCTCTTTTTCCAATCATATAAAAATGTCTGTTGTTTCCATGGATAATATCGGGGATGTGTCTTAAGATAAGTTTAAGTTCATCTTCTCGACCTACAAAATATAATGGTTTTACTATATTTCCTGGAGTGAATGGACTTTCTTTGGTCATTTTGTAATTGTACCTATTATTCCTTTATTCTTATTTTTATTTTTAGTAGTCATATTTATTATTTTTCACCTCAATATTATTACTAAAATTTTATTTGTTATTACTTATAAATGTGGTTATTATCATGGAGGATATCTATTGAATATTTTGAGACTTGGCATAAATTAGTTTCAAGAGAAAAAAAGTAATACTCGAAAAAATATTAACCTTTTTTTCAAAATGATAACCTGTATTATGTCTTTGTTCAAATCAAATGTAACAATACCCCCTTTTCTTTTATTGTTTATTTTTGAAAATAGTCTTGTATTTTTTTGATTTTCCCAAGGGGCAGTCCGTGCCCACTTATACAGTCGTTCCTTGGGGAAGTTCTGCTTACTTTTACGAATGATGTTACATGCTGCGTTGATATCTGCATTTATTAATGTTCCGTTGCTTGTTTTATAGAGTCCTCTTTTTATTCGTTTTCCTTTAAATTTATATTCCTCATTTTTTTCTTCGTTTGTTTTGTAGGTTGGTAGTATGTCGTTGTCTAGGAAACTGCTTTTGCTTGTGTAGGATTCTTCGGTAATAATTAGTTTGATGTCGTATTTTTGGCATTGTGTTTCTAGTTTGTTTATGAATTTTTTGAAAGCTATTTGTGTGAATATTTGATTTTGTTTTTTTCCCATATCTGTTTCGTATTGGAATTTTTTGTTGTATCCGAGTATTATGGTTCCTATGTCTTGTTTTTTGCATGTTTCTATTATGAATTTGGTTGTGTGATCTAGGAAGTTGTTTTGTATTGCTTTAAATTTGGTGTTGAATTTTTGTAATCGTTTGGATGTTTTTAGTCCCTGTTTGTTTAGTATTGATTGATATTGTGCTGTTTTTTTGCATTTGAAGGCTATTTGATTTTTTAAAAATCGCCCGCCCACAATGTATGGGGTCCCTTCACTTGTAACAATACTTGCAAAATTATTAACACCCAAATCAATACCCATCATTTTACTTTCATCTAAATCTAGTGACTCTTTTTTCATTTGGTATGTGAAATTGGCTTTAAACATTTGTCCATTCTTTAATGGTATAATTTCTACTTGTATAATCTTTTTATCACGTATATTTTCAGGAATTCTAATACGTGGTCTGCAATCTTTGGATTTTAACTCTTTTTTATATTCTCTGCTTAAGGGTAATTCAATGTAACCCTGAGCTAATTTTTTCTTGGAAGAAGTTATTGACTCCCGTGGTATTATAATATTATGTAAACGGTTATATCTGGTTTTAGGTTTATTTAATGGTCGTTTATATTCATTATCGATGCTTTTATTTGTTAATGCCACATAAGAATTAAAAGATTCAACATGCTTTTTAATAGTAACATTTGCTATATGGGCTTGAATAAGTGAATAATCTTTATTGAATTCGGTTTTAACTTTAGTGATTATTGATTTGAAATTCAACTGTTTAAAATGTTTATCATCAGCACATTTGTCTAATTTAGTAGTTTTTATAGCATTATTTCTTAATTTATTTAATTTCAATGAAATATCCACTAAAACATTGAATTGTTTCTTAGAAAGACCTCTAATAAGAGTACTTTGAGTTAAATATATACAATTTTCATCTATCATAATAATTAATACTGCTTATTTCACTCCATTAACTTTAAAACCGAAAAATCAAGAAAAGAATTTCATAAATAACAATTCTATGACTTCGATAATATAAATTATAGAATAAAATGTATATAAGTTTAATCCAAGAGCAGCTGGTAAGTAATCAAGGGGGTCTTGATAAGTAATATATTTCATATTCCTATACATACTTAACAATCATACTAAAAAAAAGTTTCATCCACATAAAAAGTATTACAAAAACGAATTTATGCCAACACTCATTTTTAACAAAAAATGAGTATGTACTGAAAAATTTAATATTTACTTCAAAAAAACTTTATAAAAAATGAAAATTATTAGGGGGTTAATATGAAAAGAAGTTATTACTTATCTTTTCTTTTTCTTCTCTGCTTCTTCACGAGCAATAGTTTTTCTTCCTTTCTTCTTATTCTTTTTAGGTTTTGAGGAAGATTTATTAATACTTATTTCTTCTCTAGGATTTTTAACAAGGAATGTTTCCATGTAATCAGCAAATACTGGTCTGGTAACAAATATACCTATAATTACCCCTACAACAGTAGTTACTGCGAACCCTGTGAGCATACCAATACCTGTTGCACCACGAGCAAATCCGATATATGCAAGTGGAAGCATAGCTGCTATGAGTGTTCCTGCTGATGCATAAACTATGAAGAATGCATCTTTTATTCTTGTTTTCACAATGTTTTTACGATCACTTCTGTCACGTCTTGCAAGAACTTCATCGGTCATCACAATCTGGTCGTCTACCCCTGTACCTATTGTTGCTATCATACCTGCAATTGCTGACAGGTCTAAGTTCCAGTGGACGATTGATGCAAATCCAAGTATAAGTACAAGTTCTGATAGGCTTGTAAATACGATTGGAATTACGAGTGATGGTGAACGGTATTTGATTGATACGATCACTACTATTGCTAAAAGTGCTAGGAATCCTGCTATGAGGGAACCGGTTTCAAATTGTGAACCCAGTTCTGCTGATACACTGTTTACTCCACTAATGGATAATTTTACAGGTAATGCACCTGATTCTAGAACTGTATGTATCTCTGTTGCCTGTTGTTGTGCCTGTTCTTTTGTCTGTTCTCCACCGGATACTTCTATGTCGGTGGTTCCCACACCATTTGCAAGTCCTGCATCTAATTGTGGTGAGGAGATGAGCTTGTCATCCAAGAACATTTGCACTTCTGCACCGGCTTGTCCTTTTGCTACTTCAGCAAACTTGTTTGAAGCATCTAAGGATACGCTGAATGGAACTTTCCATCTGGTACCTGTTACTTCTGCTGCACTTACTGTTGAAATATCTGCTCCTGTAAGTGCTGTTTTGTTGTTTATTTTTGCTTCGAATTTACCCGGTGTACTTATGATCCGTTCTACTTCTTCGGGTCGTACTCCAGCTATTTCTACTATTACGTCTTGGTCTCCACTCTGTCTTACTTGAACATCACTTATTCCGAAGGCGTTTAACCTTTTGTCCAGTACTGCTGTCACAGTATTCATTGTATCCTGGTCTACTGGTTCTTCTAGGTGTAATTGTATCATGGATCCACCATCTAGGTCTAATCCTTCCTGTAATCCAAATATACCTATACTTGCTATACTTACTATTAATAGTACTGCCAGTAAAATCGTTCTCGGTCTTTTTAAGAATTGTTTGGTGGCTGGTTTAATTGTGACCACCTCTTTCCATGTGCCATTTTAGTATTCCTAAGTTCATAAGCCATGTGGCAAGTAAATCTGAGAGTAATCCCATTATTAGAACTGCGGATATGTCTTCAAGTACCTGAGCGGATGGGATGAATATTTTTACTACAATAAATAGTACTATCATTGATGCAAGTGCAGAGATTGTGAGGGTTATACCCGTTTTACATGCTCCTTCTGCACGGTCATCAAGGTCTCCATCTTTTCTTTTAAGTAATCTTGTTGTTAAAAGAATATCGGTATCTACTCCATACCCTATGAGCATTAGCAATGCACCTACGCTTGCAATGGATAATGGTATTCCGAATAGGGACATACTTCCTACTGCAATTGAAAGGTTACATACTGCTGATAAGATAATAGCAAATGATGGTACGAAGTCTCTGAATACGAAGAATACTGTTGCTGCCATGAATACGAATGCGAATATTAATGCGTATATTATTTGCACCATAGCTGCTTCACTTAGTAATGCTCCTACACTCTTGAAACTCAGTACCTTGAATTGGCCATTGACTTTTGATTCAAAGGCGGCCTGGTCAACATCACCTGCTATGGTTACAGTTGCAGTGTTTCCTGATATGGATGTTTCTACATCTGATATTCCAATGCTTCGTGATATTGTGTTTGATACATCTGCTTCACTCATTGGTTTATTTAATTCTAATGTTACTAATGTTCCTCCCTTAAGGTCTACTCCTTCGTTGAGTCCGAATACTCCTATGTAGGCTAGTGAGAGTATCATTAGTATTACTGGAATTAAAATCAGAGGCTTATGAGATTTTCTTGTAATATAATTGATTACATCTACCATCTCATGTTCTCCTTTTATTATGATGTGATTTTAACATTAGATGTTATTTTCACATTTTCATTTTTAATTTAGTATAAATCTAATTATATTGTTAAAAGTATATAATCTTAAACCTTTTAATTACTAAATTTTTTCTTTTTAAAAATATCTTAAAATAAGGATAAAGATTGGGGGAGTTTAGGAGTATAAGTCAATGTCTAACTGTTTTATTAGTTTTATCGTGTTAATCTTCAGTTCTTCTTCGCTTTTATTGTTTACTCTCATGATGAATGAGTTTACAATATGGGCTTCTTTGTCTTCTAGTTTTTCTTTGATTTGTTTTAGAACATCATATCCTTGTCCTGTGTTTGTGGTTGTGAATATGATGATGTTCTTGTCTTTGAAATTGTTTTTTGATATGAATGTCTTTATGGCGGGTGATATTCCTCCTAGTGTGGAGGGACAACCTAGTATTATTAAATCGTAACCTGTCATGTCTATAATTTCTGGTTCTATACTTGTTTCTTGTGAGCGTAGTGCGTTGATGTTGTTACGTATGTTCTTCAGAAATCCTTGTTTCTTGTTTAAATCTTTTATTTCAGCAATGTCTGATTCAAGCTTTTCTTTTAGTGTGGTGGTGATGATTTTAATACTTTTATTTGATGAAAAAATTATTATAGAAGTCATTTTTCTAATTTCCTATTTTTAGGTTCAAATCCTTAATTGCT
It encodes:
- a CDS encoding transposase — its product is MIDENCIYLTQSTLIRGLSKKQFNVLVDISLKLNKLRNNAIKTTKLDKCADDKHFKQLNFKSIITKVKTEFNKDYSLIQAHIANVTIKKHVESFNSYVALTNKSIDNEYKRPLNKPKTRYNRLHNIIIPRESITSSKKKLAQGYIELPLSREYKKELKSKDCRPRIRIPENIRDKKIIQVEIIPLKNGQMFKANFTYQMKKESLDLDESKMMGIDLGVNNFASIVTSEGTPYIVGGRFLKNQIAFKCKKTAQYQSILNKQGLKTSKRLQKFNTKFKAIQNNFLDHTTKFIIETCKKQDIGTIILGYNKKFQYETDMGKKQNQIFTQIAFKKFINKLETQCQKYDIKLIITEESYTSKSSFLDNDILPTYKTNEEKNEEYKFKGKRIKRGLYKTSNGTLINADINAACNIIRKSKQNFPKERLYKWARTAPWENQKNTRLFSKINNKRKGGIVTFDLNKDIIQVIILKKRLIFFRVLLFFS
- a CDS encoding preprotein translocase subunit SecD, with protein sequence MVTIKPATKQFLKRPRTILLAVLLIVSIASIGIFGLQEGLDLDGGSMIQLHLEEPVDQDTMNTVTAVLDKRLNAFGISDVQVRQSGDQDVIVEIAGVRPEEVERIISTPGKFEAKINNKTALTGADISTVSAAEVTGTRWKVPFSVSLDASNKFAEVAKGQAGAEVQMFLDDKLISSPQLDAGLANGVGTTDIEVSGGEQTKEQAQQQATEIHTVLESGALPVKLSISGVNSVSAELGSQFETGSLIAGFLALLAIVVIVSIKYRSPSLVIPIVFTSLSELVLILGFASIVHWNLDLSAIAGMIATIGTGVDDQIVMTDEVLARRDRSDRKNIVKTRIKDAFFIVYASAGTLIAAMLPLAYIGFARGATGIGMLTGFAVTTVVGVIIGIFVTRPVFADYMETFLVKNPREEISINKSSSKPKKNKKKGRKTIAREEAEKKKKR
- a CDS encoding TIGR00289 family protein translates to MKSVILYSGGKDSTMAVYESQKNGDEIYALLAMVSRNKESYMFHVPDIHMVDYCSAAMEIPSIDVLTDGVKEEELNDLEQTLTKLKDKGVEAVYSGALESVYQKSRIDKICKKLGLKSISPLWHRNPIEYMQEIVDLGFEVIITSVSAYGLTKEWLGKTITQETIEEIKELNTKYGIHPAFEGGEAETLVLDGPMFDRKIVIDEAEITWNFDNGIYDIKKAHLEEKYDYSL
- a CDS encoding protein translocase subunit SecF (forms a complex with SecD and YajC; SecDFyajC stimulates the proton motive force-driven protein translocation; seems to modulate the cycling of SecA by stabilizing its membrane-inserted state and appears to be required for the release of mature proteins from the extracytoplasmic side of the membrane; in some organisms, such as Bacillus subtilis, SecD is fused to SecF); this translates as MVDVINYITRKSHKPLILIPVILMILSLAYIGVFGLNEGVDLKGGTLVTLELNKPMSEADVSNTISRSIGISDVETSISGNTATVTIAGDVDQAAFESKVNGQFKVLSFKSVGALLSEAAMVQIIYALIFAFVFMAATVFFVFRDFVPSFAIILSAVCNLSIAVGSMSLFGIPLSIASVGALLMLIGYGVDTDILLTTRLLKRKDGDLDDRAEGACKTGITLTISALASMIVLFIVVKIFIPSAQVLEDISAVLIMGLLSDLLATWLMNLGILKWHMERGGHN
- a CDS encoding ATP-binding protein, which gives rise to MTKESPFTPGNIVKPLYFVGREDELKLILRHIPDIIHGNNRHFYMIGKRGMGKSSLSTNTKHILEKNFDMIVLNISNDGINTLKNLITSIIETLLEEIETEKLGRKNISYIRGQH
- a CDS encoding Yip1 family protein yields the protein MKERISQFFTESGLVFLNPDDLFYFKTEEPDKNGIISLVFYSIMLALVMGIATGNLVIIGALVAASLILPLVYMFIHTIFVFIFARLLGGSGSFMNTFNLMSYSGVLNILLIIAIALSIFNPFVFVPILMLVSIWKIVLEMIAVSEEHNIGYGKAFLSTIGIVLLLSVIVLIIGGLI
- a CDS encoding phosphopantothenate/pantothenate synthetase; protein product: MLNKDHPRYESLVYREKIVEAHKKGILADSGMIAHGRGETFDYLIGEKTTANSYNTIEVASCYFLTCKHPVLSVNGNTTALVAEEVAELSKLLDIPVEINLYYRTPERIANIEKVYSNLGVTELLGTDEDDFIDTPDLNGPRSPVSIEGISKSDVIFIPLEDGDRAEKLAKLGKNIVNVDLNPLSRTAQTSTVTIVDNIVRVMPLLIESVNKLMDYDKNDLKERINNFSNEDNLSTAIHDIIKRFE
- a CDS encoding AAA family ATPase, whose product is MKVFGVTGLPGSGKSIISRIAKKEGIYTISMGDVIRREAERQNCTPGEAAVNLRKQYGNNVVADRCIQEIFNHSKRRNNRNGHVKKIHRGNNKFNKPKKFKKIEQNVYIIEGIRSPQEVQYFRRRFKNFKIIAIHSNPQERFNRLIRRKRSDDSPDYKVFLERDNRELNFGIGNVIARADYMLINEGHIQNFKNSVRMLIQHEIKPRNNHPRSQGKNKGKGKSNRRPIKGRKQHHKHSERKTYHKSNRR
- a CDS encoding M42 family metallopeptidase, with the translated sequence MKDLLKKLSEACGISGFEDEVRDILKEELKDYVDEMETDIMGNLITTHKGKEGKPSVMLASHMDEIGLMVSFIDDDGFLRFVKIGGINDQMLLNQKVYVQTENGEVPGIIGSKPPHITSAEEAKKIISYKDMFIDIGAKDKEQAESLVSIGDAIVFHTDFEECLNDLVMGKALDNRVGCAVMAEVMKQTDCDATVYGVGTVQEEVGLKGAKTSAFKLNPDMAIALDVTIAGDHPGVKQEDAYIKAGKGPVISFADASGRGLLTHPMMKKLLVEAAEAAGIDYQVEVGDGGTTDATAIHLTREGIATATLSSGSRYIHTPISVVNVKDVEDTVKLILEFLKRL